From Bacteroidales bacterium WCE2004, a single genomic window includes:
- a CDS encoding ribosome biogenesis GTPase, giving the protein MEGVATVVKNAGSHYLLSALPAWELFPAVLRGRVRLDRSGATNPVAVGDRVRYETDGDATEEHPAVIKEILPRDNYLIRRSTNLSRQSHVIAANLDQAVIVVSLLFPEIKLPFLDRILVTCEVYKVPVLIVLTKVDLYRDEAPELVANFHQIYEGAGYPVLETSVRTGEGIEALRERCQGRINLFSGESGVGKSSLIKALDPSLDPKIGKISVAHLQGKHTTSLYEMYRLASGGFVIDTPGLRGFGLVDLEKEEISKYFPEMLAVTDDCRFVPCTHTHEPGCAVKAAVDAGRISPERYNSYLGMLEEDKKFR; this is encoded by the coding sequence ATGGAAGGGGTCGCGACGGTCGTCAAGAATGCGGGAAGCCACTACCTGCTGAGCGCCTTGCCCGCCTGGGAGCTGTTCCCGGCCGTGCTGCGCGGGCGCGTGCGGCTGGACCGCAGCGGCGCGACCAACCCCGTGGCCGTCGGCGACCGCGTCCGCTACGAGACCGACGGCGATGCCACGGAGGAGCACCCCGCCGTGATCAAGGAGATCCTCCCGCGCGACAATTATCTGATCCGCCGTTCGACCAACCTTTCCCGCCAGTCCCATGTGATCGCGGCCAACCTCGACCAGGCCGTGATCGTGGTCAGCCTCCTCTTCCCGGAGATCAAGCTCCCGTTCCTGGACCGCATCCTCGTGACCTGCGAGGTCTACAAGGTCCCCGTCCTGATCGTCCTCACCAAGGTGGACCTCTACCGGGACGAAGCGCCGGAGCTGGTCGCCAATTTCCACCAGATCTACGAAGGGGCCGGCTATCCCGTCCTGGAGACGTCCGTGCGCACCGGCGAGGGCATCGAAGCCCTGCGGGAGCGCTGCCAGGGCCGGATCAACCTCTTCTCCGGCGAGTCCGGCGTGGGCAAGTCGAGCCTGATCAAGGCGCTCGACCCTTCGCTCGACCCCAAGATCGGCAAGATCTCCGTCGCCCACCTCCAGGGCAAGCACACCACGTCCCTCTATGAGATGTACCGCCTGGCCTCCGGCGGCTTCGTGATCGACACGCCGGGCCTGCGCGGCTTCGGCCTGGTGGACCTGGAGAAGGAAGAGATTTCCAAGTATTTCCCGGAGATGCTCGCCGTGACAGACGACTGCCGCTTCGTGCCGTGCACGCATACGCACGAACCGGGCTGCGCCGTCAAGGCGGCCGTAGACGCCGGCCGCATCAGCCCCGAGCGCTACAATTCCTACCTCGGCATGCTCGAGGAGGACAAGAAGTTCCGATGA
- a CDS encoding multidrug resistance protein, MATE family has protein sequence MNSYLHREILRLAVPSILAGITVPLVGMVDTAVAGHLAGDSAAFIGAISVGSMVLTLLYWTFGFLRTGTGGLTAQAFGRTDFREAGRILLRGTALALIAAGAAILFQWPFFKGMMLVTDAPPQVKELAERYFFIRIWAAPATMTLMTLRGWFVGLQNSIDSMWLDLIINAVNIVASILLAFGVGSWPGMGFDGIPLGTVIAQYSGLAFGLWVCKHKYGRDILGLLRREDVTALRHDGTMRSFFRMNLDLLGRSFFFILIYIGFTMINAGFGEMMLACGSIMMQLLMFFSYFTDGFAYAGEALAGRFIGARDAGMLRKSIRYVFVWSMGIGIFFILIYALAGTPVVRLLTSDATVVDACRQFLPWLLLMPPLGCAAFTWDGIYMGATATRAFRDAMGGAAAAFFAVWFVGKWLFQPVGATALHWLFAAYFAHLAFRTLWLTVRHRREVLGAIPDNP, from the coding sequence ATGAACAGCTACCTTCACCGCGAGATCCTGCGGCTGGCTGTCCCGAGCATCCTCGCCGGGATCACCGTGCCCCTGGTGGGCATGGTGGACACGGCCGTGGCCGGGCACCTGGCCGGCGATTCCGCGGCCTTCATCGGCGCCATTTCCGTGGGTTCGATGGTGCTCACGCTGCTCTACTGGACCTTCGGCTTCCTGCGCACCGGCACGGGCGGCCTGACGGCGCAGGCCTTCGGCCGGACCGATTTCCGCGAAGCGGGACGCATCCTGCTGCGCGGCACGGCCCTCGCCCTGATCGCCGCCGGCGCCGCCATCCTCTTCCAGTGGCCCTTCTTCAAGGGCATGATGCTGGTGACCGACGCCCCGCCGCAGGTCAAGGAGCTGGCGGAGCGCTATTTCTTCATCCGCATCTGGGCCGCGCCCGCCACGATGACGCTGATGACCCTGCGGGGCTGGTTCGTCGGTCTGCAGAACTCCATCGACTCGATGTGGCTGGACCTGATCATCAACGCCGTCAACATCGTCGCCAGCATCCTGCTCGCCTTCGGCGTCGGCTCCTGGCCGGGAATGGGCTTCGACGGCATTCCGCTCGGCACCGTGATTGCGCAGTACAGCGGCCTGGCCTTCGGCCTGTGGGTGTGCAAGCACAAATACGGCCGGGACATCCTCGGCCTGCTGCGCCGCGAGGACGTCACCGCACTGCGCCACGACGGCACGATGCGGAGTTTCTTCCGGATGAACCTCGACCTGCTCGGCCGCTCTTTCTTCTTCATCCTCATCTACATCGGCTTCACGATGATCAACGCCGGCTTCGGCGAGATGATGCTCGCCTGCGGCTCCATCATGATGCAACTGCTGATGTTCTTCAGCTATTTCACCGACGGATTCGCCTACGCGGGCGAGGCCCTGGCGGGCCGCTTCATCGGGGCGCGCGACGCCGGGATGCTGCGCAAGAGCATCCGCTACGTGTTTGTCTGGAGCATGGGGATCGGCATTTTCTTCATCCTCATCTACGCGCTGGCCGGCACGCCGGTCGTGCGGCTGCTGACCTCCGACGCGACGGTCGTCGACGCCTGCCGGCAGTTCCTGCCGTGGCTGCTGCTGATGCCGCCGCTCGGCTGCGCCGCCTTCACCTGGGACGGCATCTACATGGGCGCCACGGCCACGCGCGCCTTCCGCGACGCGATGGGCGGCGCCGCGGCGGCCTTCTTCGCCGTCTGGTTCGTCGGCAAATGGCTCTTCCAACCAGTCGGGGCGACCGCCCTGCACTGG